The Deltaproteobacteria bacterium genome contains a region encoding:
- a CDS encoding restriction endonuclease subunit S, protein NRSEVLFVDYILEHLRPNGRAGIIVPEGIIFQSATAYKALRKLLIEDGLLAVVSLPAGVFNPYAGVKTSILLFDNGLAKKTKEILFLKIQNDGFDLGAQRRGIDKNDLPLALEVIKAYKNILSVMPDLTGHPEKLKKELDSRLRGNDKWRDVAHLAAKDKIAESGDYNLSGDRYKEVVNFANQKWPMVELGEVCEILDSQRKPVKEADRKQGPYPYYGATGIVDYVDKYIFDEKLVLVGEDGAKWGVGEKTAFIADGKYWVNNHAHVLRPDREKLLDDFLVPMLNRMDLAPYVTGVTVPKLNQEKLRSIKIPLPPLEVQKEIVEQIEVKQKAIEAAKAVIDNLERERDAILANRLER, encoded by the coding sequence AACCGCTCCGAAGTTTTGTTTGTGGATTATATCTTGGAGCATTTGCGGCCCAATGGCCGGGCCGGCATTATCGTGCCGGAAGGCATAATCTTTCAATCCGCGACCGCTTATAAAGCGTTGCGTAAATTATTGATTGAAGACGGGCTTTTGGCGGTGGTTTCCCTGCCCGCCGGAGTTTTCAATCCTTACGCCGGAGTGAAAACCAGCATTTTGCTTTTTGACAATGGTCTTGCCAAGAAAACAAAGGAAATTCTGTTTTTGAAAATTCAAAACGACGGCTTTGACCTTGGCGCGCAAAGGCGGGGAATTGATAAAAACGATTTGCCTCTCGCGCTTGAAGTTATCAAAGCATATAAAAACATTCTCTCTGTCATGCCCGACTTGACCGGGCATCCAGAAAAATTAAAAAAGGAACTGGATTCCCGCCTTCGCGGGAATGACAAATGGAGAGATGTCGCTCATCTTGCCGCCAAAGACAAAATCGCCGAGAGCGGCGACTATAATCTTTCGGGCGACAGATATAAAGAAGTGGTCAATTTTGCCAATCAAAAATGGCCGATGGTTGAGTTGGGCGAGGTTTGTGAAATTTTAGATAGTCAACGCAAGCCAGTAAAAGAAGCCGACAGAAAGCAAGGTCCTTACCCGTACTACGGCGCTACAGGAATTGTCGATTATGTCGATAAATATATTTTTGATGAAAAACTTGTTTTGGTTGGTGAGGATGGCGCTAAGTGGGGGGTTGGAGAAAAGACCGCTTTTATTGCTGACGGCAAATATTGGGTCAACAACCACGCTCATGTTTTAAGGCCAGATCGAGAGAAATTACTGGACGATTTTCTTGTCCCTATGTTGAACAGGATGGATCTCGCACCATATGTTACGGGTGTAACTGTGCCAAAGCTGAATCAGGAAAAATTGCGCTCAATAAAGATTCCCCTTCCGCCGCTTGAAGTCCAAAAAGAAATCGTTGAGCAGATTGAAGTCAAACAAAAAGCGATTGAAGCCGCCAAAGCGGTGATTGATAATTTAGAGAGAGAGAGAGACGCTATTTTGGCCAATCGATTAGAAAGATGA
- a CDS encoding restriction endonuclease subunit S, protein MKDVEWVELGEVCTFEYGKPLKEIGRKGGEYPVYGSNGIVGFHNEYLVKGPFIIVGRKGTAGAVVYSEKSGFPIDTTFYVHLKDQKVDLKFLYLIMATLDLGKVNIQAGVPGLNRNDAYKVKILLPPLEIQKQLVAEMEEQEKIIEANKKLVGIMEQKITEVLSEI, encoded by the coding sequence ATGAAAGATGTCGAGTGGGTAGAGTTGGGGGAAGTTTGCACTTTTGAATATGGAAAACCCCTTAAAGAAATTGGTCGTAAAGGCGGAGAATATCCAGTTTATGGGTCAAATGGCATCGTTGGCTTTCACAATGAATATCTTGTAAAAGGACCATTTATTATTGTCGGGCGAAAAGGCACAGCAGGAGCGGTGGTTTATTCCGAAAAAAGCGGTTTTCCGATTGATACGACTTTCTATGTTCATTTGAAAGACCAAAAAGTAGATTTGAAATTTTTATACCTTATTATGGCAACGCTTGATTTAGGTAAAGTGAATATCCAAGCAGGAGTACCCGGATTAAATCGTAATGACGCATATAAAGTTAAAATCCTGCTTCCACCGCTTGAAATCCAAAAACAGCTCGTCGCTGAAATGGAAGAACAGGAAAAAATTATTGAGGCTAACAAAAAACTTGTCGGCATAATGGAGCAAAAAATCACCGAAGTTTTAAGTGAAAT